ataataacataattttaaatattagtgaTATTAAGATATATTTGAGCAGATCGCGTTGATAGgatgttataatttttaataattatcggaaacaaaaaatgaaagaaagaagagtTCGCTTAATCTTGAGAAACATAATACAAGATGTAAAAGAGGTGTGCTTATTTGCATACAAATTTTCTTGAGGAACAGATTATTGTACATCGCAAGGAGGAGGGAGCTCtttatataggaaaattttCTTGTCGGGCAATAAATATTGCCTCCCAAAGTCCACTGCCCTCCTTCCAGCGACCATCTTTGTTTAATGCATTCTCATGAAGTTGCTCACTTGGTGGAAATATACCACTTATAATAGTTACTTAATTTTCACCCTTTTAAGGCTTTGGGTCTGTTTACCTACCTCCATTGCCTAGGACATGAATAGTTTAATCCAGTCCAGCGAGttttttaaaaagggaaaaagtcTATGATATCTCAATTCTCTTATTAActataataagaaataaatcaaAGGTGAAAAATATATTGTAAACTGAATTACATATTTTCACCAAAGGATTGGCAAGTATTTTTTCACCTTTAGTTGCGCTAAACTCTAGTTATAAGGTGTTTGACTCAATTCAGTTGGAATTCATGATTTAAAtctatgatttaaatttatgatttggatTCATAGTTTGAGTTCGTGACTCATTTATATAACAGcatcattttgtttattattgagtaaaactatattattttgCTAATAAACTATTAactcaaactataaattcaaatcacggatttgagtcatgaatttgaaccatttctattttttattcaagtgaAACTCAAATCAGAGGATGTTTGGGCTTAATTCGGATCATATTCacttttaattactaaaatattttattatctaataaattaaataagataatggtaataataaaaaatatattgttaggTTAATCAGTCATCATCCCAAACCAAACACTCCCTAAAAGTAATTGTTAATAGTCAAATATAATATAGACCATTTTAAATAcgttattaaactttttttaatttataaaaaaataatctaacattatttatcataattataaatgcACAAATTCattaaagcaaaaacaaaaatgaacataaaagatttgaatatcaattttcccacattattatatatatttttatttttaataacatgTTGATAAGAAAATAcagatattataaattttttattaaaaaacctCACACTAAACTATCTCAGAGGTAATTAAATATTCTCCAAAccttaaaaagatgaaattacAATGATATCTACAAACAATGAAAACTATAAATAGAAGGGAACTTCAATTTCTAGGttattgattttatcaaatatgaatAGACCTGAACAGTTtatgttatcatattatatttatatcgtgtcaattcaaattttatatcaaaaaccCAAATCCATTCACAAATTAACTATACAACAATTATCTACctatttagtataatttatttaattcatattatttaataaatactttaattttaaattattattgcattattaaattacttaaatcataattcataaactaataagattaacatttttaaataaatggatTATTAGATTTCatgtatttttttgtatttctaaTCCAAAAGCCAAAGTATTAGGCATTCGAAACATTTTAACACATATAATTAactttttagattatttgtaCCATCACAATTGCATTCTGATTATTCATAATTCATAAATCATAAGTTGtaccaaacataaaaaaaaaattgatcatcatataatcaaattatgcataaaatcaTAATCCAATAATCATAAGTTATACTAAACCAcactatataaatattattacacATTACATTTTATCTCTCCTTCCTACAAAACCcacaattgaaaaataaacttaCGACCATCAATTTCTTTGTAAGTCAATTCCTTATTGGTTGAGCTACTGGTGGCTGAAAAAGAGCAGCTAACTAGCCAAACAGGCAGAACAAGAAATGGGTTTCATAACAACGTAAAAAGCATCATCGGTAACATATCTACAAGTAAACCCAAGTATATGGTTCAAAGGCATCCTAGACAGATTCTGGAAGTAGAAAAGTTGGCCAGGTAGCTTTCTTTGATTTAGTCGAGCTTGACATTTGAATACAGAAGGGTGTCCCTTGTAAGTGGCATATTCAGAAGGAAGTAGATCTACAgcgaaaacaaaaacaacagaAGGGATTTAGATTacagaaatttcaaatttaaagcaGTAAATCAACTTAAGTAACtcttattgatttaaaaaatccaaaattccaGAATAGCACAGTACATGGCAAGCAACCAGAACAAGACAATGACAAAAACTCATGAGAATGCATATATTGACAACAGatgcataaaaacaaaaagtgagAGAGAAAGATAACTAAGAACCAGATATCCCTGCTTAAAAAATCCCAGTAATTCCACAATAAATCTTTCCACTCTTACAATGCTGCTAATGGATCTATCTATCTTACATAACCCTACGACCTCAATAGCAAAAAATATCAATccttcattaaaataatataatcttaCCCCTAAAAGAGTTGCAATGAGAAGAATAATCCCCGTTAACCAAGCAAGTGTCCGTCTAACCAACACCACCTCAGCAGCCATGGTTGCATTAGACTTGCTTTCTGCCAACCAACGTGGAGATGGTTGGGAAGTGAACATCAAATTCAACACAGTTTCTGACTCTTGAGATGGTGCACCATTAAAGAAGATAACTCCAACTATTTGACCtgcttaataataaattatgagtcACAACAGgcatttaaaataataagaaacatttgattaacaaattaaagaacagaaatacaaataattcaaaaccaaatgaaattttcaaattgttagCTACAATTTTTAAGAAACAACTATTACTTAAAAGAGCAATTACTAGCATGCATTGAGTGACAATGCTAGAATGCACATTCTAAAAATTCTTATCAAGAAAATTTGTAAGTTGCCATGCATACAAAACTGAAACAGGAATTACATTGGTGAAGACAAATCAAATCAACTAGGTTCATTTTCCATAGGTCATGGCATGTAAAGTCATAAAGATGAAGCTCAGAATAAGATGGCACCgcaaggaaaacaaaaaagaagaccAAAGACCATTCAAATAGCTATATTAAGATGGGCATCTATTAGCTCCAATCTTAGCAGATGTCACATGAGTAACTTCTGACACACGGAACCTACCTGTGCTTCAAACACACAACCAGTATTCTGAAACAATGGGTTATTCATCTCTATCCCAATAGATTGCTAGGTTAAATGAGTTCTATCATGCTACACAGACTACAAACAGATTTCTCAATACCAAGCCACAGTACCTTCATAAGATGATAGTAATAAATCATATATCTTGGAAAGTGTTGCAAGCAATAGTCTCATCCCTTGCTGGCCAACACCTTCAGGTCCATATTGCTCTTGTAAAGCCTGCAAAAAtattgaagagaagaaaaaaataatgaagaaactTTCATGATATTGGATGCAAGCCTCATTTATAGTTACATGATTTTCAACAATCTTAGAACATATTTCTTGCtctgaaaatatataaagacaagctgaaaacaaaaacatcattTGATCAGGAAAGCTTGATATAATCAATATGAAGTATTTGGAAAAttccaaattttttgttagatgcaataaaataaacaatattgaaTAATCCTGAAAGCTTGAAGATGGAAAGGCACCTAAATAAGATATAAAGCTTGTTCAAGATAAATCATGTATCGTATCGTGTATCGAAAACCTAATTTTACGTATCATGTATCGAGAATCATATCGCATCATATAATAcagcttttaaaaaataaaataataaaaaaatatcagacacgttatcattttgaaaaatatcacgaacacctataaaaatttaaaatttctcatatatgcCCCTACTTCATTATCTCctctaaaaaatgtattaatccATACCAGTAATATATATCGCATTGTATTAATTGCGATACACCTCATGATATACATCATTTTCCatttgtattgtatcatatcatataatacgtaTCGTGTATCGTAGAATATTGAAAACTATAATGTGGAGATTACTCATAAATGAAAGATCAAAGAACAAATTGGAAATCAGAACAACAAATAACCAACAAGACCTGTACAATTATTTCATGAAGCAAAGAATCTAGAAAGTGATAATTAAGCCTGATAAAAGGAGGAAACCAGCCAGCTCCTCCATCCAATGTCTTATCCCCATCAACAAGGGGCCTTCCAAAGATAACCCCAGATACCAAAGAAGAAAGATCAAAGAGAAAATGCTAAATGCGATATGAATGTACCCTTTATCCAACACAAAAAGTATGCATTCATGCAAGAAAGTGCAATTTGATCCATGTTAGAAACTGACATCTTTTTTAGGCCCATGTAAGGTAGAATGCATTTCAATTTATAGTCCATTAGATAAACAGTTCCTGGGCACATTACACCACAATACATACATTTCAGAGTTTGAGACAGCAAAATACCAAGAGAAAGTATTATCACCTTAATTCCGTCAAAAGAACCCATCATTAATTCAGCAGGTCTTTGTGTACTCTGTGCCAAAACTTCATGCACATCCATCGCCCTCTTGATATTTTGGCATAGAGCCAAAAGACTAAAAGCAAAGTCTCTCTCTGCTTTCTGCAGAGAACTGAAATGTGACTACAACAATAAACACAAAATATGCAAGCTCAAAATGTGAATCTTCATATGTCAAGCTCAAACACAAGACAAATGAAGATTCActgtaacaataaaataaaaattatgcatcCTGAAATAGACCTTTGAGATATGAAGATTAACATTGACACCATTGGCCACAGGAATAATCAACTCTCCATTTAGCAGTTCTGAGGCATCAGCAATATATGACCCACCCAACCAAGAGGCCTAAGTAAACAAACATAAAAGTCAGAGAAGtgtaaaaaagaagaagattaacAAAATTGGGCATAATAGATATCAAGAATGAGTCACAACTGACAAATTCATGAATTTCTTTTTCGGAGTGATCTGCTAATTGTTCATCTAGGAAAACTACAGAAACTTCATTCTCGCCTGCAAAAAAAAAGGCCAGAAATTAAAAAGTCTTCACCACGTTCCTTTGTAGACAAAGCCTAACACaagaaatgaataataaatgtTGAAAGGTCAAGTACCTGGAAGTTGAATGTCAACTTTGTTTGAACCAAGATTAACCTTACTGTTAAAGGCATCACTTAACCATGTACCATCAAGGTCAACTGAGAGCTTGGGATCTACATCAAGAAGAAACTCATTATCCACTATAAAATTGGTTTTACAAAAAAGAAATCTTTAAGAAGCATTCTGTAAGCCAATGCATTACCAACAACTCCTCTAACTTCCAGCATTAAAACAGCACGTGGTCTATTAAATGGATTAGGCACAAGAACTTCATTCAActgcaaaataataaaaataaaaataagtcctTTCAGCAAGCCTCCACCACAGAAGACAAACAAGAGAGAAGAGCATCAAATTTTAACAACCTTAGATGAACCATCCGCTGTAAGCGTAGCAGGAGGCGCAAAACCAAGCAAGACTGAAATGGCAGCTCCAACTTCCGATGGCAATATTGAATGAGACTGGAACAACAAACATCAAACATATTCAAAACTTGAAGTGAGAACAACACTTCTTTATATCCAATAACAGCACACAGAACATGATATTCATTCCAGCATCacaaaaaatacttaaaaaaaaacaaattaaattaccaATCACAAATCTAACTATGAAATCAACAGAAAAAATACCGGAGGAACAATTTCTTAATACCaaatttatcagaaaaaaaTAGATCTAAGAAACATTCTCGAGCGAAATATTACGAacagattttaaaatataattgtatcaaaataatgttatcgaacttaaaatgttaagaaaatgatcgaatttaaactttaactttaactaaCCAACAGTTTATACAGCAAGAGAACCAAATCTCAATTAATCGTGTCAACAGAGAATAAAGTAAAAAGCATAATTTCGTAAAATGGTTGGATAGAATCGTAATTACCCGAACGACATTGTTTTGAGAGGAAGTACGAAGATATTGATGCTGTGGACTATCAATGAAGAAAACAGGACTAATATCTTCGGCCTAGATCAAAATTAACCAGATCAAACAATTGAATCgcgagaaaaaaaaagttacaaagaATTGAGAGAGAGTGGAAGAGCATACCTTATATTGGGAGAAGAGAAAAGAGGAGActatgaaaagaaagaaggtGAGAACTCGAAAATCCATTAGAGAGGGAAGAGTCTGAGTCAGATATGTGGGAAAGGACATGTATTTTGTATGTTCAGGTTATGGGAGTGACGGGGCCCGGGTTGGGTCGTAAATGGAGCCCATTATTTTGGGCCtacccaaaaaagaaattacCCGATGTTCCAAGGCTTCGAAGCAgaataaaatttggttttttaaacttCACGATTGAATTTGCTGGTATTTCACAAAAATACTTAGGTGTGTCTATAATCtgctttaaaatataaaattggatCGACTTATTAtcgtttagtttagtttaatttagtttaattataaaataatttaatttgaattaataaattttaaaaaacagtttTAAATTGCATTTTGGACGATTTTTAAACCGATCAAAATcacaaatcgtatttttttaataaacaattagatgtatggattatttttttcatatttattttttattttctttacatatatattttatatacatttcatatttatattatatatttatattatattctatacaattataattttattaattttattaaataagatatatttaaatgtgaataattttaataagtttaaaccGTAATCTAAATCTCATCAAACTATAtcttttcaatttggtttgatttgaaaactaaaatggtttgacttgatttgtaaattttttcaaatctatttttttagtttggttttaaaaagtttttaaataaattggATTGTGCATACcctaaataaattgaaataaaaatgtctcagtatttgttaaattttataacgactatttaaaattattaaaactaactttaatttatttatttttaccaatatttttttacatctTCTTAGTTTCTTATAAAGCCATATTCTTTTACAAGTTTATTGTATGGTAATTCCTTACTTGAAGAACATCTCCCTGAGAAGCTACAAATTGATGGAAGGAATACCTTCACTTTGACTTGCAAACAAACATAGAACACATCCCACAAATTAACACCCACTTTATATCATTTGTCcgtaatagaaaaataataacttcATAACTTATTAGTCTCGactgtaattttattttcaatgtagctattaaaaaagtttaatgttttgaatttgattttcaaattataaactataACAATATAACCCTTTTTTAAATCctattaatatgaaatattagtaagacagaaaaggaaaagcatatgacacataaataaatatcatatatttctCTTACATTTAGCATTAATCTCGTTTTATCCTAAGTTTAGTGATAACGACTCTCCAACCTGTAATCTTATCAGAgatatctttttgtttttcaatctcCTTTGGGGACTTCAATTGTAATCATTGCATTTGTTTTGTCAAAGTATTCTTTTAGAACTACTAATATTATAATCAGGAATGTAagtttttgaacaaaaaatcaaaccatattaaaaaattactttgtgTTTAACTTTTTCTATACACTCAACTTATATCATTATAGTATATATCATGATCCGTTAGTACACTCATAATGTCGCTACTATAATCCATTTTGTACAATACCCTAAATTGCATACATTATTTTACAAGAAATCTCTTCAGCACATTCAAATCAttctttattaaaaagatagtttaacaaggaaataaaatttgCAAGAGTTATTTctagttataaataatatataattgtaagtttttaattattttacatatatatatttattgtattgctcttatgattaattttactaaaaagaAGCGCACAACCTTTTAAGGGTAAATTACTATGTTGCACCGTAAGTTTGAtgaacttaaacaaaaaatatatatatttcacttgtctattaaatttttaacaaaatttattaaatttttagaaaggaaaaaaaaagctCTCAAGCCAAATTACACTTTAtcccaaaaattttattagtaatttttaaatttaatttatattaattttaattaaaagtaataaaaattttactagtaatatatatatatagatagataaataaatatgttaatgacgtataattgtatatttgagGGAAAGTATTGGCATTACCAATTTTATAAACCATTCATTCATTATTTAGTGTAATGTCTTTGGTACTAATGTTAGTTCTTCTACAGAAAGAAGGTCTAATGCTTTCTTTAGCCAAGCCATAAATGGAGAATACAAATTACAACCCTGCTTACttatgaaaaggaaaatttagCATTGGTGTTAGTAATGCACTATTGGCTTCTAGATCTACTTGTAAGAACTTTTGTGGTACATATTAACCATAAAATGTCTAAATTTTTTGTGGAGCCAAAACATTATCACAATGGCACAAAAAAGGCGTATTAGcaactagggatggcaattgggggggggggattgatatccccgtccccgtccccgttacggggataataaagaatccccgtcccctcccgtgaaggaaaatcccctccccatcccctccccgtccccgcggggaaaaatccccgtcccatcccctccccgtccccgcgggaaAAAATCCCCGCCCCATCCCCTCTCCGTCCCcatggggaaaaatcccctccccatacccgtaaatatagATCCGGTCCAAAAACATAGCTCAAAATCGTGACTCAAAAAAACTGAAACTTAACTAAATCCCTTCCAACATGTAAACACCAACATTCACAAAAGtctcataaatttcatttttgacaAATATCTTCCAATTAGATACTTTGTTTACATAAtggatacaaaaataaattactcaaaaattgaACTAATCCCTTTGGGGGCAGTtaaattaacttataatataTCCCACTTGTCTTCCAGAGCCTCACAAATTCTTGCAATGCAGCGGGCGGCACTCATTGGATAGCCAGAAACTGGATAacaaataatagtaataaaatgagAAACACCACATTATTAGCTCCAACACCAAAATGAATGGCCACTTTGATAAAGCAGCAAAAGCATCCACTAATTACGAGCCTTGCAGCAAAGTTTATTTAACCCAAAGGGCAGCTAGTAACTACAAGTATGAATAATCATGATTTGGGACTACATTTGACAAACCAACCGCTTCTTACTCAGCTTTACTGCAGTTGGTTGTAGTTGATTCAATTAATCCCTTGTAATTATACTATACACCAAAACATCATCTCATGACACCAAAACAAGCTGGAACAAATTTCCACAGAAacgaaaatgaaacaaaaaggaaacaaaaagcAATACAACCTTAATATTGAGAAATTTTAGTCTCTGCTTTGTTTTAGCTTTGGCTGGGAGAGGGAGTGTGTGGCTGTGGagagaaaaatggaagctttggcTGGGAGAGAGAGTGTGCGGCTGTCCTGTGGaatgaaaaatggaagctttggctgggagagggagtgtgtggctgtggagtgaaaaattgaaggaaaaagagatttagatttagggttaaaaaatgggtggcaattttgtaataaaacttattaaagttataattttagtaaatatattaatatattggaTTTAGGGGGaagggaggggaggggaggggcgggctgggccggggcggggaggggaggggcggggcggggacatatgtatccccgtccccgacccgtccccgattacggggatttttttcatccccatccccgcccctttctccgtttttatcggggaatcccctccccgttagggtcggggagggtcggggcccctaaaatcgggtccaaattgccatctctattAGCAACCTATTGGGGTGCAACTTCACTATTGAATACAAGAATAACTTAGCAGCAGATGAGCTTTCTTGGTGAGATGAGCCAACTCACATAATGGCTATATCACTTCTAAATCAAAGGTGGCCAGAAAAAATTAGGGAGGAAAACAAAGGCCATGTGGAAATTTAGAAGTTATACAGACTACCAAAAAGGGGAGCTTTTAGGCCCGCGGACCAGCAATGGTGGATGACTCTACTTCAAAGACCACCCTATATGGTTTCCTCTTCCCCTTAGATAATGGTTCAGAAAACTCTTCAATGCATTTTCACACAGCTTTATCGACAAGgaatgtaatataaaatattggcAATCATCAAAGCTTGTGATGTAGTGACAATATGGCACAACATATGGACTTGTTCAACCTCTACGCACACCCAATGTCATTCGGACCGAGGTCTCGAtggatttcattatttttcttccaTCATCAAGGGAAAAACACCTTAGATCGCTTGTAAAAAATGACACATTTTGTTGCAATGTCTTAACCTATCAGTCAGTACAATCAATGAGGCAGAAAATTATTGTAAGAATGTTCTGAAGTTGCGCATAAAGTATCCcaatttattgtatttgatcGTGACCCTTCAATTACCTGCTCTTTTAGAAGGAATTATTTTGATTGTTAGGAATTGAGTTATATTATTCTTCTTTAAGGtcgaattcaaaccgaatttatTTGAACTTAAACTCGATTCGAACGAACCTAAAATAAGCTAAGCTTAA
Above is a genomic segment from Mangifera indica cultivar Alphonso chromosome 3, CATAS_Mindica_2.1, whole genome shotgun sequence containing:
- the LOC123210358 gene encoding uncharacterized protein LOC123210358, with protein sequence MSFPTYLTQTLPSLMDFRVLTFFLFIVSSFLFSQYKAEDISPVFFIDSPQHQYLRTSSQNNVVRSHSILPSEVGAAISVLLGFAPPATLTADGSSKLNEVLVPNPFNRPRAVLMLEVRGVVDPKLSVDLDGTWLSDAFNSKVNLGSNKVDIQLPGENEVSVVFLDEQLADHSEKEIHEFASWLGGSYIADASELLNGELIIPVANGVNVNLHISKKAERDFAFSLLALCQNIKRAMDVHEVLAQSTQRPAELMMGSFDGIKALQEQYGPEGVGQQGMRLLLATLSKIYDLLLSSYEGQIVGVIFFNGAPSQESETVLNLMFTSQPSPRWLAESKSNATMAAEVVLVRRTLAWLTGIILLIATLLGIYFLLNMPLTRDTLLYSNVKLD